From one Papio anubis isolate 15944 chromosome 12, Panubis1.0, whole genome shotgun sequence genomic stretch:
- the PUS3 gene encoding tRNA pseudouridine(38/39) synthase — MADNDTDRNQTEKLLKRVQELEQEVQRLRKEQTKNKEDSNIRENSSGAGKTKRAFDFSAHGRRHVALRIAYMGWGYQGFASQENTNNTIEEKLFEALTKTRLVESRQTSNYHRCGRTDKGVSAFGQVISLDLRSQFPRGRDSEDFNVKEEANATAEEIRYTHILNRVLPPDIRILAWAPVEPSFSARFSCLERTYRYFFPRADLDIVAMDYAAQKYVGTHDFRNLCKMDVANGVINFQRTILSAQVQLVGQSPGEGRWQEPFQLCQFEVTGQAFLYHQVRCMMAILFLIGQGMEKPEIIDELLNIEKNPQKPQYSMAVEFPLVLYDCKFENVKWIYDQEAQEFNITHLQQLWANHAVKTHMLYSMLQGLDSVAVPCGIGPKMDRMTEWGNVKPSVIKQTSAFVEGVKMRTYKPLMDRPKCQGLESRIQHFVRRGRIEHPHLFHEEETKAKRDCNDIIEEENTNLETPTKKVCVDTEIKSII; from the exons ATGGCTGATAATGACACAGACAGAAACCAGACTGAAAAACTCCTAAAAAGAGTACAAGAACTGGAGCAAGAGGTGCAAAGACTTAGAAAGGAACAGACCAAAAATAAAGAGGACTCAAACATTAGAGAAAATTCATCAGGAGCTGGAAAAACTAAGCGTGCATTTGATTTCAGTGCTCATGGCCGAAGACATGTAGCCCTAAGAATAGCCTATATGGGCTGGGGATACCAGGGCTTTGCTAGtcaggaaaacacaaataatacCATTGAAGAGAAACTGTTTGAGGCTCTAACTAAGACTCGACTAGTAGAAAGCAGACAGACATCCAATTATCACCGATGTGGGAGAACAGACAAAGGAGTTAGTGCCTTTGGACAG GTGATTTCACTTGACCTTCGCTCTCAATTTCCAAGGGGCAGGGATTCTGAGGACTTTAATGTAAAAGAGGAAGCAAATGCTACTGCTGAAGAGATCCGTTATACCCACATTCTTAATCGGGTACTCCCTCCAGACATCCGTATATTGGCCTGGGCCCCTGTAGAACCAAGCTTCAGTGCTAGGTTCAGCTGTCTTGAGCGGACTTACCGCTATTTTTTCCCTCGTGCTGATTTAGATATTGTAGCCATGGATTATGCAGCTCAAAAGTATGTTGGCACCCATGATTTCAGGAACTTGTGTAAAATGGATGTAGCCAATGGTGTGATTAATTTTCAGAGGACTATTCTGTCTGCTCAAGTACAGCTAGTGGGCCAGAGCCCAGGTGAGGGGAGATGGCAAGAACCTTTCCAGTTATGTCAGTTTGAAGTGACTGGCCAGGCATTCCTTTATCATCAAGTCCGATGTATGATGGCTATCCTCTTTCTGATTGGCCAAGGAATGGAGAAGCCAGAGATTATTGATGAGCTGCTGAATATAGAGAAAAATCCCCAGAAGCCTCAATATAg tatGGCTGTAGAATTTCCTCTAGTCTTATATGACTGTAAGTTTGAAAATGTCAAGTGGATCTATGACCAGGaggctcaggagttcaatatTACCCACCTACAACAACTGTGGGCTAATCATGCTGTCAAAACTCACATGTTGTATAGTATGCTACAAGGACTGGACTCTGTTGCAGTACCATGTGGAATTGGACCAAAGATGGATAGAATGACAGAATGGGGAAATGTTAAGCCCTCTGTCATAAAGCAGACCAGTGCCTTTGTAGAAGGAGTGAAGATGCGCACATATAAGCCCCTCATGGACCGTCCTAAATGCCAAGGATTGGAATCCCGGATTCAGCATTTTGTACGTAGGGGACGAATTGAGCACCCACATTTATTccatgaggaagaaacaaaagccaaaagggaCTGTAATGACATAATAGAGGAAGAGAATACTAATTTGGAGACACCAACAAAGAAGGTCTGTGTTGACACAGAAATTAAAAGCATCATTTAA